In a single window of the Klebsiella electrica genome:
- a CDS encoding theronine dehydrogenase, which yields MTWRYSLRWKLPSPCPGVEVLASEQVEEGQPAPASVMDLWVAGAGYAVCLDFCGDKPIRRWSEEQKAAARRRNLAKRVYRTAPLFADELGNGANLLI from the coding sequence ATGACATGGCGCTATTCGCTGCGCTGGAAGTTACCTTCTCCGTGTCCAGGAGTGGAGGTGCTCGCTTCGGAACAAGTTGAGGAAGGACAACCAGCGCCAGCATCAGTTATGGATTTGTGGGTGGCAGGGGCAGGGTATGCTGTGTGCCTGGATTTTTGTGGGGACAAGCCGATCCGTCGCTGGAGTGAAGAACAAAAAGCTGCAGCTCGCCGACGCAATCTGGCGAAAAGAGTATATCGTACCGCCCCACTGTTTGCTGATGAACTCGGTAATGGTGCCAACTTACTGATTTAG
- a CDS encoding plasmid SOS inhibition protein A has protein sequence MIHSSRSLVTLQPARQAALQAIMTVEDARQRGARLPSMPHVRTFLRLLTGSGRINNEVARRIPGLYRDPKDRLSNLKQVEEALDVLIASNGEYCPLPLSQDVQSELFPEVRHARGERRTQRQNIAFTRKMRREARKVEQSWLLRQNLLGQAVTELNFQSPETVNSWYRRWSDEFDASELEPAFWRWQTRFTSLRDLRWLLCAHAPLYEVMHEIRFIVQESEEAILERERWLVPNKLICRG, from the coding sequence ATGATCCATTCATCCCGTTCCCTTGTTACCCTGCAACCTGCTCGACAGGCTGCACTGCAGGCCATCATGACTGTGGAAGATGCTCGCCAGCGCGGCGCTCGTCTGCCATCGATGCCACATGTGCGAACTTTTTTGCGCCTGCTGACGGGCAGCGGCCGCATTAACAACGAAGTGGCGCGACGCATTCCCGGCTTATATCGTGATCCAAAGGACCGACTCTCAAACCTGAAGCAGGTGGAAGAAGCGCTGGATGTATTGATTGCCAGCAATGGCGAGTATTGTCCTTTGCCATTGTCGCAGGATGTGCAGTCTGAACTGTTCCCGGAGGTGAGGCACGCCCGTGGAGAGCGGAGAACTCAGCGTCAGAACATCGCATTCACCCGCAAAATGCGGCGGGAAGCGCGGAAGGTTGAACAGTCATGGCTACTGCGCCAGAATTTGCTCGGGCAGGCTGTCACTGAGCTAAATTTCCAGTCGCCGGAAACGGTTAACAGCTGGTACCGCCGGTGGAGCGACGAGTTTGACGCGAGTGAGCTTGAACCGGCCTTCTGGCGTTGGCAGACGCGATTTACATCTCTCAGGGATCTTCGCTGGCTCCTTTGTGCTCATGCCCCCTTGTATGAGGTTATGCATGAAATCCGTTTCATCGTTCAGGAATCGGAAGAGGCCATCCTTGAGAGGGAGCGCTGGCTGGTACCAAACAAACTTATCTGCAGAGGATAA